In a genomic window of Saccharomyces paradoxus chromosome X, complete sequence:
- the SCP160 gene encoding Scp160p (Essential RNA-binding G protein effector of mating response pathway~similar to YJL080C) — translation MSEEQIAIDSPPSSIEGSVETVTTIDSPSTTASTIAATAEEHPQLEKKPAPLPSLKDLPSLGSNAAFANVKVSWGPNMKPAVSNSPSPSPSAPSLTTGLGAKRMRSKNIQEAFTLDLQSQLSITKPELSRIVQSVKKNHDVSVESTLSKNARTFLVSGVAANVHEAKRELVKKLTKPINAVIEVPSKCKASIIGSGGRTIREISDAYEVKINVSKEVNENSYDEDLDDTTSDVSLFGDFESVNLAKARISAIVKEETKNATIKLVVEDDKYLPYIDVSEFASNEGDEEVKVQFYKKSGDIVISGPREKAKATKASIQDYLKRLASNLDEEKVKIPSKFQFLIDAGELKEKYNVIVTFPSTPDDELVSFVGLRDKVGEAITYARSSSKSYVVESLDISKAHSKNLTHAKNLIMYFTKYSVLKGLEESHPNVKISLPSIQSLPTAETVTIHISAKSDEANDIKVVRKELISFVNNIPPSETLTITDLDYELFGGSIKHCLLASESSVAFVQFGDYYPNDDTILLVALTEDEDFKPSIEEIQAFLNKANESLDSLRSKQNNMETKTYEFSGEVQDSLFKPSSASWKLIMEDISEQEGHLQIKLHTPEENQLTVRGDEKAVKATNKIFESILNSPSNKSKMTVNIPANSVARLIGNKGSNLQQIREKFACQVDIPNEENNNAAKDKTVEVTLTGLEYNLTHAKKYLAAEAKKWADIITKELIVPIKFHGSLIGPHGIYRNRLQEKYNVFINFPRDSEIVTIRGPSRGVNKAHEELKALLDFEMENGHKMIINVPAEHVPRIIGKNGDNINDIRAEYGVEMDFLQKSTDPKAQETGEVELEITGSRQNIKDAAKRVESIVAEASDFITEVLKIDHKYHKSIVGSGGHTLRDIISKAGGEEIRNKSVDIPNADAESKDITVQGPQKFVKKVVEEINKIVKDAENSVTKTLDIPAERKGALIGPGGIVRRQLESEFNINLFVPNKDDPSGKITITGLPENVEKAEKKILNEIIRENFDREVDVPASVYEYVSERGAFIQKLRMDLFINVRFGNTSKKANKLARAPIEIPLEKVRGSTEGENAEKTKFTIEEVGAPTSSEEGDITMRLTYEPIDLSSILDDEEKEVKKDTSNDSAKKEEALDTAVKLIKERISKAPSATYAGYVWGADTRRFNMIVGPGGSNIKKIREAADVIINVPRKSDKVNDVVYIRGTKAGVEKAGEMVLKSLRR, via the coding sequence ATGTCTGAAGAACAAATCGCTATTGACTCTCCCCCTTCCTCCATCGAAGGATCTGTTGAAACCGTAACTACCATTGATTCGCCAAGTACTACTGCCTCCACTATTGCTGCTACCGCTGAAGAACATCCTCAGTTGGAGAAAAAGCCAGCTCCATTGCCATCCTTGAAAGACCTACCTTCTTTGGGTTCAAATGCTGCCTTTGCCAACGTTAAGGTTAGCTGGGGTCCAAACATGAAACCTGCCGTCTCTAACTCGCCATCACCTTCCCCTTCTGCACCTTCATTGACTACTGGCCTTGGGGCCAAGAGGATGCGTTCAAAGAACATCCAGGAGGCTTTCACTTTGGACCTGCAATCTCAGTTGTCAATCACCAAACCTGAATTATCCCGTATTGTCCAATCCgtcaagaaaaatcatGATGTTTCTGTTGAATCCACTCTTTCTAAGAATGCTCGTACGTTTTTAGTTTCTGGTGTGGCTGCTAACGTTCATGAAGCAAAGAGAGAGTTagtgaagaaattaacGAAACCAATCAACGCTGTCATCGAAGTCCCATCCAAATGTAAAGCCAGTATCATTGGTTCAGGTGGTAGAACTATTCGTGAAATTAGTGACGCTTATGAAGTTAAAATCAATGTTTCAAAGGAAGTCAATGAAAATTCttatgatgaagatttggACGATACTACAAGTGATGTCTCTTTATTTGGTGATTTTGAATCAGTAAACTTGGCTAAAGCTAGAATCTCGGCCATtgttaaagaagaaaccaAGAATGCCACAATCAAGTTAGTTGTTGAAGATGACAAATATCTACCATATATTGATGTTTCCGAGTTTGCTTCCAATGAAGGAGACGAAGAAGTCAAAGTTCAATTCTATAAAAAATCCGGTGATATTGTCATTTCGGGTCCTCGTGAAAAGGCAAAAGCCACCAAGGCATCTATCCAAGATTACTTGAAAAGATTAGCTTCTAATTTAGACGAAGAAAAGGTGAAGATTCCATCCAAGTTCCAGTTTTTGATTGATGCGGGAGaactgaaagaaaaatacaatgTCATTGTCACCTTCCCATCAACTCCTGATGATGAACTAGTGTCATTTGTTGGTTTGCGCGACAAGGTTGGTGAAGCTATCACCTATGCCAGATCTTCTTCGAAGAGCTACGTGGTGGAATCTTTGGATATTTCCAAGGCTCATAGTAAGAATCTGACTCACGCCAAAAATCTAATCATGTATTTCACCAAATACTCCGTTTTAAAGGGTCTTGAAGAATCACATCCTAATGTTAAGATATCCTTACCATCCATACAGTCATTGCCAACAGCTGAAACTGTCACCATTCACATCAGTGCAAAATCTGATGAGGCAAACGATATTAAGGTCGTTCGTAAGGAATTAATTTCATTTGTGAACAATATTCCACCTTCTGAAACCCTGACTATCACAGATTTGGATTACGAGTTGTTTGGTGGGTCTATCAAACACTGTTTATTAGCTTCTGAAAGTAGTGTTGcttttgttcaatttgGTGATTATTATCCAAATGATGACACTATTTTGCTTGTTGCTTTAACTGAGGATGAAGACTTCAAACCATCTATTGAAGAGATTCAAGCTTTTTTAAATAAGGCAAACGAGTCATTAGACTCTCTACGTTCTAAGCAAAACAACATGGAGACTAAAACTTACGAATTTTCAGGGGAAGTTCAAGATTCATTGTTTAAACCATCTTCCGCTTCATGGAAATTGATTATGGAAGACATTTCTGAACAAGAAGGCCACCTTCAAATCAAGCTACATACCCCTGAAGAAAATCAGTTAACTGTTAGAGGTGATGAAAAAGCTGTCAAAGCTActaacaaaatttttgaatctaTTTTGAATTCTCCATCtaacaaaagcaaaatgACTGTTAATATTCCAGCTAACTCTGTTGCCAGATTAATTGGTAATAAGGGTTCCAACCTGCAACAAATTCGTGAGAAGTTTGCGTGCCAAGTTGATATTCCAaacgaagaaaacaataatgcTGCTAAGGATAAGACTGTCGAAGTTACTTTAACTGGTTTAGAATATAACTTGACTCATgccaaaaaatatttggcTGCCGAAGCCAAGAAATGGGCAGACATTATCACAAAGGAACTAATTGTCCCAATTAAGTTTCACGGTAGCCTGATCGGTCCACATGGTATTTACCGTAACCGTTTGCAGGAGAAATACAATGTCTTCATTAACTTCCCAAGAGACAGTGAAATTGTTACTATTAGAGGTCCTTCCCGTGGTGTCAACAAAGCACATGAAGAATTGAAGGCTTTGttagattttgaaatggAGAACGGTCATAAAATGATCATCAATGTTCCAGCTGAGCATGTTCCAAGAATCATCGGTAAGAATGGTGACAATATCAATGACATCAGAGCTGAATACGGTGTTGAGATGGATTTCTTGCAAAAGAGTACCGATCCAAAGGCTCAGGAAACTGGAGAGGTTGAATTGGAGATCACTGGTTCTAGACAAAACATAAAAGATGCCGCCAAACGTGTGGAATCTATTGTTGCCGAGGCCTCTGACTTTATCACAGAAGTCTTGAAAATTGACCACAAATACCACAAATCTATTGTTGGTAGCGGCGGCCATACTTTAAGAGATATCATCTCTAAGGCTGGTGGTGAAGAAATCAGAAACAAGTCTGTTGATATTCCTAATGCAGACGCCGAAAGCAAAGATATTACCGTACAAGGTCCCCAAAAGTTTGTCAAGAAGGTTGTCGAGGAAATTAACAAAATTGTTAAGGATGCTGAAAATAGCGTCACCAAGACCCTTGACATTCCagcagaaagaaaaggtgCTTTGATTGGTCCTGGTGGAATTGTTCGTCGTCAACTAGAATCCGAATTTAACATTAACCTATTTGTTCCTAATAAGGATGACCCTAGTGGCAAAATCACTATTACCGGTTTACCAGAAAATGTCGAGAAGgctgagaaaaaaatcttgaatgAAATAATCAGGGAAAATTTTGACCGAGAAGTCGATGTTCCAGCCTCTGTTTACGAATATGTTTCAGAACGTGGTGctttcattcaaaaattgagaaTGGATTTATTCATCAATGTAAGATTCGGTAACACTTCCAAGAAGGCTAACAAATTAGCTCGTGCTCCAATCGAAATTCCTTTAGAGAAGGTTCGTGGTTCCACTGAAGGTGAAAATGCAGAAAAGACTAAGTTCACCATCGAAGAGGTTGGTGCACCAActtcttctgaagaagGAGATATTACCATGAGATTGACATACGAACCAATTGATTTGAGTAGTATTCTTGACGacgaagaaaaggaagtcAAGAAGGATACTTCAAATGATTCGGccaagaaggaagaagctCTCGATACTGCTGTAAAGCTGattaaagaaagaatttcCAAGGCACCATCTGCTACATATGCCGGTTATGTCTGGGGTGCTGATACCAGAAGATTCAATATGATTGTTGGCCCAGGTGGTTCTAACATCAAAAAGATTAGAGAAGCAGCTGATGTTATTATCAACGTTCCAAGAAAGTCCGATAAAGTCAACGATGTTGTGTACATTAGAGGTACCAAAGCTGGTGTCGAAAAGGCCGGTGAAATGGTGTTGAAATCTTTGAGAAGATAG
- the PRY1 gene encoding sterol-binding protein (Sterol binding protein involved in the export of acetylated sterols~similar to YJL079C), with the protein MKLSKLSILTSALATSAFAAPAVVTVTEHAHEAAVVTVQGVVYVENGQTHTTYETLAPASTATPTSTATALVAPPVAPSSASGNSNAALSALKNLASVWGKTTDSTTTLIPSKSTSQSQPQASTTSTPVAASTTSQAAATSSASASDADLSDFASSVLAEHNKKRALHKDTPALSWSNTLASCAQDYADNYDCSGTLTHSGGQYGENLALGYDGPAAVDAWYNEISNYDFSNPGFSSNTGHFTQVVWKSTTQVGCGIKTCGGAWGDYVICSYDPAGNYEGEYADNVEPLA; encoded by the coding sequence ATGAAACTCTCGAAATTATCGATCTTAACATCCGCTTTGGCTACGTCTGCCTTCGCCGCTCCTGCCGTTGTTACTGTCACGGAACATGCCCACGAGGCCGCTGTTGTTACTGTGCAAGGTGTAGTTTACGTTGAAAACGGCCAAACACATACGACATACGAAACATTGGCTCCTGCTTCCACTGCCACACCAACTTCTACAGCTACAGCTTTGGTAGCCCCCCCTGTCGCTCCTTCCTCTGCTTCCGGCAATTCTAATGCGGCCTTATCTGCTTTGAAGAACTTAGCCTCCGTTTGGGGTAAGACTACTGATTCAACGACCACGTTGATACCTTCCAAATCTACATCACAATCGCAACCTCAAGCTAGTACTACTTCTACACCCGTTGCAGCTTCGACCACTTCTCAAGCCGCTGCCACTAGCTCAGCATCCGCTTCGGATGCTGACTTGTCAGATTTTGCCTCTTCTGTGTTGGCTGAACATAACAAGAAGAGAGCCTTACACAAGGACACTCCCGCTTTGTCTTGGTCCAACACTTTGGCTTCCTGCGCTCAAGATTATGCTGACAACTATGACTGCTCGGGCACTTTGACCCATTCCGGTGGCCAATACGGTGAAAACTTGGCCTTGGGTTATGATGGTCCAGCTGCTGTCGACGCTTGGTACAATGAGATTTCCAACTACGATTTCTCGAACCCTGGCTTTTCAAGTAACACTGGCCACTTTACTCAAGTTGTTTGGAAGTCCACTACCCAGGTTGGTTGTGGCATCAAAACCTGTGGCGGTGCGTGGGGTGATTATGTCATCTGTAGTTACGACCCCGCAGGAAACTACGAAGGTGAATACGCTGACAACGTCGAACCCCTCGCTTGA
- the PRY3 gene encoding Pry3p — MLEFPISVLLGCLVAARAQTTFPNFESDVLNEHNKFRALHVDTAPLTWSDTLATYAQDYADQYDCSGVLTHSDGPYGENLALGYTDTGAVDAWYGEISKYNYSNPGFSESTGHFTQVVWKSTAEIGCGYKYCGTTWNNYIVCSYNPPGNYLGEFAEEVEPLISAVSSYSSSSSSSSSSTSSTSHTVSTVSSSIMPAVAQGYTTTISSGTTSSSTSTTINPAKTAGHTASSVVSSASTSSSRSVTTLGATSSSTTTSSNPTSSSATSSNPTSSSATSSNPTSSSATSSNPTSSSATSSNPTSSSATSSNPTSSSATPSEAASSSSTSSSSTSSDTPSSISTSSDTTSSIASASSSSATSSTTSIVAGSLSGTSSTPAKSSGRVASSSANSVRFANTTMYSAETTSSVDASLSSSVSADAILMSTSKKATSSASKSTSIVTSATNAAQYATRSGSSSGTSSQAITSSPGVSHTSAKTTIAVNAAESVTSVSSLAQTIKYTTTTSMASSEAITSETVQASSSAKNDNSINDATSSRTNSNSASVLASSVTYAAEDAIKSESSSASTASSISVSATNSSSISETASLETSSAATSTAITRSTTTVATSAYNSTSSTATVTTDHTLDPTQNSVSSADTAKHPTTSVSTPRNTTLIVSTSTSESDYSDKTHLTVSTITTTESNLITNTITASCSTDSKITISTASTADEMVITSTITAPCSTLNGATTQTNEVTTSPSKTNTAVQTTTNYLENDDTAFSSIYTDVNAATTINPGETSSPANGLTTSEKPNEPASVKFTANEDGASASTTYQQTPATSYAKPSSKSLGTRTTTSSNGRSTTGQQKGSATHQPTSSIYTQLKQGTSTTAQLSAYEGAAAPPSIFQCNTLPGTIAAFVVAVLFAF; from the coding sequence ATGCTGGAGTTTCCAATATCAGTTCTCCTAGGCTGCCTAGTGGCCGCCAGGGCACAAACCACGTTTCCAAACTTCGAGAGCGATGTTCTGAACGAACATAACAAGTTCAGAGCTTTGCACGTTGACACGGCGCCCCTCACCTGGTCCGATACTCTGGCCACTTATGCGCAGGACTATGCTGATCAATATGATTGCTCAGGCGTCTTAACGCACTCTGATGGGCCATATGGAGAAAACCTTGCCCTTGGCTACACTGACACGGGAGCCGTGGACGCCTGGTACGGGGAGATAAGTAAGTACAACTATTCAAATCCCGGGTTTTCAGAATCCACGGGTCACTTCACACAGGTGGTTTGGAAATCTACCGCCGAGATTGGATGTGGTTATAAGTATTGTGGTACGACATGGAACAACTATATAGTGTGCTCCTACAACCCTCCTGGAAACTACTTGGGCGAGTTTGCAGAGGAGGTGGAACCGCTTATAAGTGCTGTTTCTTCGTATTCGTCCTCATCTTCGTCCTCATCTTCGTCTACTTCAAGTACATCACACACGGTCTCTACGGTCTCGTCCAGTATTATGCCCGCTGTAGCGCAGGGATATACAACTACGATATCGTCTGGAACCACTAGCTCTTCAACATCGACCACAATAAATCCTGCTAAGACCGCTGGCCACACTGCGTCCTCCGTTGTCTCGTCAGCTTCAACTTCCTCGAGCAGATCCGTCACTACTCTTGGTGCTACTTCCTCTAGTACTACTACTTCAAGCAATCCTACCTCTTCCAGCGCTACCTCAAGCAATCCCACCTCTTCCAGCGCTACCTCAAGCAATCCCACCTCTTCCAGCGCTACCTCAAGCAATCCCACCTCTTCCAGCGCTACCTCAAGCAATCCTACCTCTTCCAGCGCTACCTCAAGCAATCCCACCTCTTCCAGCGCTACCCCAAGCGAAGCTGCTTCTTCTAGTAGTACATCCTCTAGTTCAACCTCAAGCGATACTCCCTCTTCCATCTCTACTTCTTCCGATACAACCTCCAGCATTGCTTCCGCTTCTTCTAGCAGTGCCACCTCAAGCACTACATCTATAGTTGCCGGATCTTTAAGTGGTACTTCTAGTACTCCCGCTAAGAGTTCCGGAAGGGTCGCTTCTAGTTCAGCTAACTCCGTTAGGTTTGCGAACACAACTATGTATTCTGCTGAAACAACCTCTTCTGTGGATGCCTCGTTATCATCTTCAGTGAGCGCTGACGCTATTCTTATGAGCACTTCAAAGAAGGCCACAAGCTCAGCTTCCAAATCTACAAGCATAGTAACCAGTGCAACTAATGCTGCCCAATACGCAACCAGATCAGGGTCATCATCCGGAACTTCTTCTCAGGCCATTACTTCTTCCCCAGGCGTGTCACACACTTCTGCGAAAACCACCATAGCCGTCAACGCTGCCGAATCTGTAACTTCAGTTAGTTCCCTGGCCCAGACCATCAAGTACACCACCACCACTTCCATGGCCTCCTCGGAAGCCATCACTTCGGAAACTGTTCAGGCTTCAAGTTCGGCAAAGAATGACAATAGTATCAATGATGCCACATCCAGTCGCACCAACTCTAACAGTGCTTCCGTGTTGGCATCCAGTGTAACATACGCTGCCGAAGATGCCATCAAATCCGAGTCTTCGTCTGCTTCCACTGCTTCCTCCATATCTGTGTCTGCTACCAATTCCTCTAGTATCTCTGAGACCGCTAGTTTAGAAACTTCGAGCGCTGCAACCTCCACAGCCATTACCAGGAGTACTACAACCGTGGCCACTTCTGCTTACAACTCTACAAGCTCAACCGCCACGGTAACAACGGATCATACGTTGGATCCCACCCAAAACTCTGTCAGTTCGGCCGACACTGCTAAGCACCCCACCACCAGTGTTTCTACCCCAAGAAACACCACACTGATTGTCTCTACCAGCACTTCCGAGAGCGATTACTCAGATAAAACCCACCTCACCGTCTCCACTATCACCACTACTGAAAGCAATCTGATCACGAACACCATTACAGCTTCTTGTAGTACGGATAGTAAAATCACCATTTCCACCGCTTCCACTGCAGATGAGATGGTAATTACTAGCACAATCACGGCACCTTGTAGCACTTTGAACGGCGCCACAACCCAAACCAATGAGGTAACCACATCGCCTTCAAAGACGAATACGGCAGTTCAAACTACCACTAATTATTTAGAAAACGATGACACTGCCTTTTCTAGTATCTACACTGATGTGAACGCCGCAACTACCATTAACCCCGGAGAAACATCTTCTCCTGCTAACGGTCTCACCACATCTGAAAAGCCAAACGAACCTGCCTCTGTAAAATTCACTGCAAACGAAGACGGCGCTTCCGCATCCACCACCTACCAACAGACTCCTGCTACATCGTATGCCAAGCCCTCCAGTAAAAGCTTAGGTACAAGAACAACTACTAGTAGCAACGGTCGTTCAACTACCGGCCAACAAAAGGGGTCCGCCACGCATCAGCCAACTTCCTCGATCTACACTCAACTAAAACAGGGCACATCAACTACCGCACAACTGTCTGCATACGAAGGCGCTGCAGCACCCCCTTCTATTTTCCAGTGCAACACACTACCTGGAACGATTGCCGCTTTCGTCGTAGCTGTTCTGTTCGCCTTCTAG
- the NET1 gene encoding Net1p (Core subunit of the RENT complex~similar to YJL076W), with the protein MYKLQVVLVPPSLQASTPVQFGYGPTIAESSQLLPNRTSIAQSAGDASLQYANLRSANVSFTPSYFNQSRFRKFLLFTKPTNTLLNLSDEIIDKCEKMYPSLQEDIEILSLQDNSGCDLDPDFLIKDVFNVNNIVRVILKNEIDLDDSAPVSLYRSVKRSKLNNGSPQSVQPQQQIPSSSGVLRIAKKRPPTGTTTTTTTTTIRSGTNGSMRISTPLARQIYPPPSSKIVSNNSDDEDEDIGERSFLPPPTQPQSPPIRISSGIDVGKKIKSSIVEEDIVSRSATVDPDKSKQQRLLSGTPIMSAMTPNRVTLTGQRVVSEHAHKNELVFSASASSSSFANGGTAAVTSQDPNRKPPVTTPRITSGMLKIPEPRISEIEKELKEGPSSPASILPAKAAKIPMKKPYLENGENYESDDSSSSENQETPETEPHSKASLQRSQSSIADNNGSPVKNSPLGDAMPHNVHLAELPKANNTSITKSLNGESSGKQQEHQPPLRKSSLETIVEKKSQAEPSGMVEPKRMTNFPDSLGREKEDSNDKLLQKENFPTIPHDNQPILASSNKSNGTENPLAKKVSTDRHVSQEDGATIDGVIEDDDNDDDNEADTTVRIVPQDSDSSSFPKSELFKMIEGDDTDLPQWFKGKNSRKIFTSGNSKNSKPYTTVLNKDIDNSKPDPRNILPQRTPRSAAKRAAQLLAGAKKNEAPEKATEDSSSAVSTDDESESGIETDVSSDDDLKRKNLSVTNNGPKDISLHSLKGSVVPVTDAKLINKEGDEERNDKKTVQRKTEVSETSKTSQSSAADSKISEQMAKSFYPNSNKKQNERTRVQTKSASPASSFPNVNNAPSVAKKTITSSTEEANPKNVLTKPTNESTQADKQQKETPPNVRDLKRANAEVDDLTSKIDQQTEESKEPEKAPASIQDTNNTNKLKENEDSKSKQLTQKKVKLPNRSKEDKIQLPKPSANDKLKDLKAKFTNSKTFVPPGIISNENNNSTSNNDDSGSSGSSTEEESSSSSSSSDEETSTSRKARRVVVNTPREPVRSSSSKMETVSPSLSQRINATPDKVPVTQLMDMSSPPSVKSKNATKPSSILHDLPRKVRPSLSSLSDLVSRGIPDVKEKTSKSNEKAQSKAPSSSEDESSPDSDSNSSSDSVSDSSSDSSRSESDSDDSGNSSDDGKSFISAKSASAALGKKKKPSGGFASLIKDFKKK; encoded by the coding sequence ATGTACAAGCTACAAGTGGTCTTGGTGCCTCCGAGTCTTCAGGCGTCGACGCCAGTGCAGTTTGGTTACGGACCAACCATTGCCGAATCTTCTCAATTGCTGCCAAACAGAACTAGCATTGCGCAAAGCGCCGGAGATGCCTCTTTGCAGTATGCAAATTTGAGATCCGCCAATGTAAGTTTCACTCCAAGCTATTTCAACCAGTCTAGGTTTAGAAAGTTTCTCTTGTTTACCAAGCCGACAAACACGCTGTTGAACTTGAGTGATGAAATCATTGATAAGTGTGAAAAAATGTACCCGAGCCTGCAAGAGGACATTGAAATCTTGAGTTTGCAAGACAACAGCGGTTGTGACCTTGATCcggattttttgataaaagaCGTTTTCAATGTCAATAACATCGTGAGagttattttgaaaaatgagaTAGATCTAGACGATTCCGCACCAGTGTCACTTTATAGGTCGGTGAAACGATCTAAATTGAACAACGGATCGCCTCAGTCGGTGCAGCCCCAACAACAAATTCCGTCCTCCTCTGGTGTACTTCGGATTGCAAAGAAGAGGCCACCAACAGGAaccacaacaacaacaacaacaacaaccatTCGCAGTGGCACTAATGGATCTATGAGGATTTCTACTCCATTGGCTAGACAAATCTATCCTCCACCTTCTTCGAAGATCGTCTCCAACAATTCagatgacgaagacgaagatATTGGTGAAAGGTCCTTTTTGCCGCCTCCAACGCAGCCTCAATCACCTCCTATAAGAATCAGTTCGGGCATTGACGTCggtaaaaaaatcaaatcaaGCATTGTTGAGGAAGATATTGTGTCCAGATCGGCAACCGTAGATCCAGATAAATCAAAGCAGCAACGCTTATTGTCCGGAACTCCCATAATGTCCGCCATGACTCCAAATAGAGTTACTCTAACTGGTCAAAGGGTCGTGTCTGAACACGCACACAAGAATGAACTGGTTTTTTCAGCCTCAgcctcctcttcttcttttgctAATGGTGGCACAGCTGCTGTTACATCCCAGGACCCTAATAGGAAACCACCCGTAACTACTCCAAGAATAACATCAGGAATGTTAAAAATCCCCGAGCCAAGAATCTCAgagattgaaaaagagTTAAAAGAGGGACCTTCTAGTCCGGCTTCCATCTTGCCCGCTAAAGCTGCAAAAATTCCAATGAAAAAACCTTACTTGGAAAACGGCGAGAACTACGAATCCGACGATAGCTCAAGTAGCGAAAATCAAGAAACACCTGAAACAGAGCCACATTCAAAGGCGTCCTTACAGCGTAGTCAAAGTTCGATCGCAGATAATAATGGCTCTCCAGTAAAAAACAGTCCTCTTGGTGATGCCATGCCACACAATGTTCATTTGGCAGAGCTGCCCAAGGCAAACAATACCTCTATCACTAAATCTTTAAATGGTGAATCCTCGGGAAAGCAACAAGAACATCAACCGCCGCTGAGAAAGAGTTCGCTGGAAACTATagtagaaaagaaatctcaGGCAGAACCGTCTGGTATGGTGGAACCAAAAAGAATGACCAACTTCCCAGATAGTCTgggaagagaaaaagaggaTTCAAATGACAAATTGttacaaaaggaaaacttCCCAACAATTCCACATGATAATCAACCAATACTTGCATCATCTAATAAGTCTAATGGGACAGAGAACCCACTAGCCAAAAAAGTCAGTACAGACCGCCACGTTTCACAGGAAGATGGCGCTACCATCGACGGTGTCATTGAGGATGACGACAATGATGACGACAATGAAGCAGACACTACCGTTCGTATTGTTCCTCAAGATTCCGATTCCTCTAGTTTCCCAAAGTcagaacttttcaaaatgattGAAGGTGATGATACAGACCTACCGCAATGGTTTAAGGGTAAAAactcaagaaaaatattcactTCCGGTAATTCGAAGAATTCAAAGCCTTACACTACGGTTTTGAATAAGGATATAGACAATTCTAAGCCTGAtccaagaaatattttgcCTCAACGAACCCCAAGAAGTGCGGCTAAGAGGGCTGCCCAATTATTAGCAGGTGCCAAGAAAAACGAGGCTCCAGAAAAGGCCACTGAAGATTCCAGTTCAGCGGTATCTACCGATGATGAATCAGAAAGTGGGATTGAAACAGATGTTTCGTCAGATGATGATcttaaaaggaaaaatctGTCGGTAACTAATAATGGGCCCAAAGACATTTCTTTACATTCACTGAAAGGCAGTGTTGTTCCAGTGACGGACGCAAAGTTAATCAATAAAGAAGGTGATGAAGAAAGGAATGACAAAAAAACCGTTCAAAGAAAGACCGAGGTAAGTGAAACTTCTAAAACTTCACAATCTTCGGCGGCCGATAGTAAAATAAGTGAACAAATGGCTAAGAGCTTCTACCCGAACTCaaacaagaaacaaaatgaaCGCACAAGAGTGCAAACTAAATCTGCATCACCGGCATCATCTTTTCCTAATGTTAATAACGCTCCTTCCGTAGCTAAAAAAACAATCACTTCTTCCACTGAAGAGGCGAATCCTAAAAATGTTTTAACAAAGCCTACGAATGAGTCCACGCAGGCTGATAAGCAACAGAAAGAAACGCCTCCAAATGTAAGAGATTTGAAACGCGCAAACGCCGAAGTTGACGATTTAACGTCCAAGATAGACCAGCAAACAGAGGAATCTAAAGAACCAGAAAAGGCGCCGGCTAGTATACAGGATACTAACAATACAAATAAATTGAAGGAGAATGAAGACTCCAAAAGCAAACAGTTAACTCAGAAAAAGGTAAAACTCCCAAACCGCtcaaaagaagacaaaattCAGCTTCCAAAGCCTAGTGCAAATGATAAATTGAAGGATTTGAAAGCCAAATTTACTAATAGTAAGACATTTGTGCCACCTGGAATAATTTctaatgaaaataataactcTACTTCAAACAATGACGATTCTGGCTCCTCAGGTTCTTCcacagaagaagaatccagctcatcttcctcttcttctgatgaGGAAACTTCAACATCCAGGAAGGCGAGAAGAGTTGTTGTAAATACACCAAGAGAACCAGTTAgatcttcatcatccaaGATGGAAACAGTCTCTCCATCACTGAGCCAAAGAATCAATGCTACCCCTGATAAAGTCCCAGTTACACAGTTAATGGATATGTCCTCTCCTCCATCTGTAAAATCCAAGAACGCTACAAAACCGTCTAGTATTCTTCATGATCTTCCAAGAAAAGTTCGTCCTTCATTGAGTTCATTATCTGATCTTGTTTCGAGAGGCATTCCGGAtgtaaaggaaaaaacttCTAAATCAAATGAGAAAGCCCAATCAAAAGCCCCCTCAAGTAGCGAAGATGAATCCAGTCCTGATTCTGATTCCAACTCTAGCTCGGACTCTGTATCGGATTCCAGCTCAGATTCTAGTAGATCTGAGTCAGATTCGGATGACTCAGGTAATTCTTCTGACGATGGGAAAAGTTTTATTAGTGCAAAATCTGCTAGTGCTGCTTTAggtaaaaagaagaagccaAGTGGTGGATTTGCATCCTtaataaaagattttaagaaaaaatga